A region from the Sulfurospirillum oryzae genome encodes:
- a CDS encoding ABC transporter ATP-binding protein — translation MILKIDNVTKNFGGVTAIKETSFSVAPKEIFGLIGPNGAGKTTMFNIITGNYEPTSGSVIFRNEAINGLKPHHIVRKGIARTFQNIRLFSSMSVLENVLIGFDFQARYGFLESIVRFPRFISEERRIKARSMEILDYFGMASFAHDKAVDLSYGQQRKVEIARALATNPELLLLDEPAAGMNPSETEELGEIIKKARVDFDLTVLLIEHDMKFVNQLCDKVLVLDYGKTIFEGKPSDAICDPEVIAAYLGDFHNDQC, via the coding sequence ATGATCTTAAAAATTGACAATGTCACTAAAAATTTTGGCGGTGTAACAGCCATTAAAGAGACGAGCTTTAGTGTTGCTCCTAAAGAGATTTTTGGACTGATTGGTCCTAATGGCGCCGGTAAAACGACGATGTTCAACATCATTACAGGCAATTATGAACCGACTTCAGGTTCTGTTATATTTAGAAACGAAGCCATTAATGGGCTTAAACCCCATCATATTGTGCGAAAAGGGATTGCTAGAACATTTCAAAATATCAGACTTTTTTCCAGCATGAGTGTTTTGGAAAACGTCTTGATCGGTTTCGATTTTCAAGCACGTTATGGCTTTTTGGAGTCCATTGTACGTTTCCCTCGTTTTATTTCAGAAGAAAGACGTATTAAAGCGCGTTCGATGGAAATTTTAGACTACTTTGGAATGGCATCGTTTGCACATGATAAGGCGGTAGATCTTAGTTACGGTCAACAACGAAAAGTTGAAATTGCAAGAGCTTTAGCCACCAATCCTGAGCTATTGCTTTTGGATGAGCCTGCTGCTGGTATGAACCCATCAGAGACAGAAGAGCTCGGAGAAATTATTAAAAAAGCGCGCGTTGATTTTGATTTGACCGTTCTTTTAATTGAACATGATATGAAGTTTGTTAATCAATTATGTGACAAAGTCTTGGTTCTTGATTATGGTAAAACAATTTTTGAGGGTAAACCAAGTGACGCGATTTGCGACCCTGAAGTTATAGCAGCGTATTTAGGAGATTTTCATAATGATCAGTGTTAA
- a CDS encoding branched-chain amino acid ABC transporter permease: MIKKEQWLKFTFIVITLWFIWFANTHFDEYTVRILNNIAIFVILAVSYNLINGVTGQFSLEPNGFVAIGAYTAALLLVSPEAKQYQYAIVDPYPFVLTLHANFVVALLLGGAFAATLAAILSFPVFRVRGDYLAIVTLGFGFIIKILAINHPEVTNGSLGLNDIPEFSNLYWTGGIAMIAVIVVLNIINSKFGRAMKAVRDDEDAAIAMGVNTFKAKTLAFCTSAFFEGVGGGLLAALLTSISPDLFDFFFTFQLLIIIVLGGLGSTTGAIIGTVLVMGGSEWMRFLDEPMKLFGYETHGMPGMRMVVFSLILIFIMLFAREGIMGKKELTDVLKFRKKGGK; this comes from the coding sequence ATGATAAAAAAAGAGCAATGGCTCAAATTTACTTTTATTGTCATCACATTGTGGTTTATCTGGTTTGCTAATACTCATTTTGATGAATATACAGTAAGAATTTTAAATAACATCGCTATTTTCGTCATTTTGGCGGTTAGCTACAATCTGATCAATGGTGTGACAGGTCAGTTTTCACTCGAGCCAAATGGCTTCGTAGCAATCGGGGCCTATACTGCAGCGCTTTTACTGGTAAGCCCTGAGGCTAAACAGTATCAATACGCGATTGTTGATCCTTATCCTTTTGTCTTAACGCTTCATGCGAATTTTGTTGTGGCTCTTCTTTTGGGTGGCGCATTTGCAGCAACTTTAGCAGCCATTCTCTCTTTTCCTGTTTTTAGAGTTAGAGGGGATTATCTTGCAATCGTAACGCTTGGCTTTGGATTTATTATTAAGATTTTGGCGATTAACCATCCTGAAGTAACGAATGGCTCATTAGGTCTTAATGACATACCAGAGTTTTCAAATCTTTACTGGACGGGTGGCATAGCGATGATCGCTGTCATTGTGGTCTTAAATATCATCAACTCTAAATTCGGTCGTGCAATGAAGGCAGTTAGGGATGATGAAGATGCCGCCATTGCAATGGGTGTCAATACGTTTAAAGCTAAAACACTGGCTTTTTGTACCAGTGCCTTTTTTGAAGGTGTGGGAGGGGGACTTTTAGCAGCACTTCTTACCAGCATTTCACCTGATCTTTTCGACTTTTTCTTTACATTCCAGCTTTTAATCATCATCGTTTTGGGTGGACTTGGAAGTACAACAGGTGCAATTATTGGTACAGTGCTTGTTATGGGTGGAAGTGAATGGATGCGCTTTTTAGACGAACCAATGAAGCTTTTCGGCTATGAAACACATGGTATGCCAGGTATGCGCATGGTGGTATTCTCGCTTATTCTTATTTTCATCATGCTGTTTGCACGTGAGGGTATTATGGGCAAAAAAGAGTTGACAGATGTACTAAAGTTTCGTAAAAAGGGTGGCAAATGA
- a CDS encoding branched-chain amino acid ABC transporter permease — protein MDLTMFMQQMVNGFSLGSMYALIAIGYTMVYGVLRLINFAHGDIMMVGGFLGYFGIAVLDLPFGAAVLLAIVGSALLGMASDRIAYRPLRSAPKISLLITAIGVSFFLENAFNVFFGGVPRAFPVPAYLENVVDFMSLTMPVSAIIVPIITAFLLAIILWVLYKTKYGMAIRALAFDVGTVNLMGIDANRIITLVFGMGSALAAVGGIFWAVNYPSVEPMMGVLVGLKAFAAAVVGGIGSVGGAVLGGLIIGFTEVVVIAFFPELGGYKDAFAFIFLILILLFKPTGILGIDFEKSRF, from the coding sequence TTGGATTTAACAATGTTTATGCAACAGATGGTCAACGGCTTTAGCCTTGGCAGTATGTATGCGCTTATCGCCATTGGTTATACGATGGTGTATGGAGTATTAAGACTCATCAATTTTGCGCATGGCGATATTATGATGGTGGGTGGATTTTTAGGGTATTTTGGTATTGCCGTATTAGACCTTCCTTTTGGGGCGGCAGTTCTTCTAGCTATTGTTGGCTCAGCACTTTTAGGTATGGCGAGTGATCGAATCGCGTATCGACCATTGCGTAGTGCTCCCAAAATTTCACTTTTAATTACAGCTATTGGTGTAAGCTTTTTCCTTGAAAATGCTTTCAACGTCTTTTTTGGTGGCGTTCCAAGAGCTTTCCCCGTTCCTGCTTATTTGGAAAATGTAGTCGATTTTATGAGCTTAACGATGCCAGTCTCTGCGATTATTGTTCCAATTATTACGGCATTTTTATTGGCAATTATTTTATGGGTACTTTACAAAACAAAGTATGGTATGGCAATTCGTGCCCTTGCTTTTGATGTTGGTACAGTTAATCTCATGGGCATTGATGCGAATCGTATCATTACTTTGGTCTTTGGTATGGGCTCAGCGCTTGCAGCAGTGGGCGGTATTTTCTGGGCGGTTAATTACCCTTCCGTTGAACCAATGATGGGTGTACTTGTGGGACTCAAAGCTTTTGCAGCAGCTGTTGTTGGTGGCATTGGTAGTGTTGGTGGTGCTGTTCTTGGAGGTTTGATTATAGGTTTTACTGAAGTTGTTGTCATCGCTTTTTTCCCAGAGTTGGGTGGCTATAAAGATGCGTTCGCCTTTATCTTTTTGATCTTAATCCTTTTGTTTAAGCCCACAGGTATTTTGGGTATTGATTTTGAAAAAAGTAGGTTTTAA
- a CDS encoding ABC transporter substrate-binding protein: MRKLAVLATSVALLASSSFAKEINVGVTMSMSGPLAAYGQTAYEGIEFANSLQPKLKNGDTVKLVLVDTKGDKVESANAATRLISSDKVVGILGELTSTNTAQVMAIAEKKQIPVISPVATNDKLTEQKEFANRVCFTDSFQGAVVANYAVKDLKLKTAVVVVDQAQVYSLGLAKAFTEAFTKAGGKIVKEIKVSSGDKDFKAVVSQIKAANPDFLFLPMYHPEVSMIARQAKQIGLVKPMFSGDGVANQTFIDLGGDAVEGYMFTDFFDYGAPPTQRSKDFIAAYSQKTGKQEVNSFVALGADAYNLMVDAMNRCANPEDSICINKEIKATVNFEGVSGVINMDKTGNSTRSAVIKVVQNGKAVYKATVNP, encoded by the coding sequence ATGAGAAAACTAGCTGTTCTTGCTACATCTGTTGCGCTTTTGGCTTCATCTTCTTTTGCCAAAGAGATCAATGTTGGTGTTACAATGTCAATGAGTGGACCGCTTGCGGCATACGGTCAAACTGCCTATGAGGGTATTGAGTTTGCCAATTCGTTGCAACCAAAACTAAAAAACGGAGATACCGTTAAATTAGTACTAGTTGATACCAAAGGCGACAAAGTTGAGTCAGCCAATGCTGCTACAAGACTTATCAGTTCTGACAAAGTTGTGGGAATTCTTGGTGAATTAACCAGTACAAACACAGCACAAGTTATGGCGATTGCTGAGAAAAAACAGATTCCTGTTATCTCTCCTGTTGCAACAAATGACAAGTTAACAGAGCAAAAAGAGTTTGCAAACCGCGTTTGTTTTACTGACTCTTTCCAAGGCGCAGTTGTTGCAAACTATGCCGTTAAAGACCTTAAACTTAAAACGGCTGTTGTCGTAGTTGATCAAGCACAAGTTTATTCTCTTGGTCTTGCAAAAGCATTTACTGAGGCTTTCACAAAAGCTGGTGGTAAAATTGTAAAAGAGATCAAAGTAAGCTCAGGTGACAAAGACTTTAAAGCGGTTGTTTCTCAAATTAAAGCTGCAAATCCAGATTTTCTTTTCTTGCCAATGTATCACCCAGAAGTTTCTATGATTGCTCGTCAAGCAAAACAAATTGGACTAGTTAAGCCTATGTTCTCAGGAGATGGTGTTGCTAACCAAACCTTTATTGATTTAGGTGGCGATGCAGTTGAGGGTTATATGTTTACAGACTTCTTTGATTATGGTGCGCCTCCGACACAACGTTCAAAAGATTTCATTGCTGCCTATTCACAAAAAACTGGAAAACAAGAAGTTAATTCATTTGTTGCACTTGGCGCAGATGCTTATAACTTAATGGTAGATGCAATGAATCGTTGTGCAAATCCAGAAGATAGTATTTGTATCAACAAAGAAATTAAAGCGACTGTTAATTTTGAAGGTGTATCTGGTGTTATCAACATGGATAAAACAGGTAACTCTACACGTTCAGCGGTTATTAAAGTTGTTCAAAATGGTAAAGCTGTTTATAAAGCAACTGTAAATCCATAA
- a CDS encoding OprD family outer membrane porin, with translation MKLAKLSLAAIVVAGLASSSFAADTLADAFKNGKVSGELKAYYFDKDNGTNSESIFTTGIMLNYKTASFYGLGANFTFQGSSSPFASDNEKDMFAGTMYGPGAVLSEAYISYTIGKTTALVGRMFLDTPLVASSGSRVVKDSFEGAAVINTDLPNTTLIAGYVQKGQDRTDNNGKIGEFTKKFATGSLSYGELPVNAEDGAYTLAAINKSVPGLTLTAAYAYANDIAQLAYAEALYEGKAGEIGYTLGGQFYYNKIDNTLTNLANTLVVSPYADDSITSYALKAGLSYKGINGTIAYSQTSDDDVATAVANGSSTAKGLHRGELVSGLGNGADLLYTDAVISSPGYTRDTQAYLADVNYDVTSAANVGVRYVLADDNYLDAKYSYSAVYGSYKFDGALKGFKLGAEYEKQGKDVDGSDLWVKASYKF, from the coding sequence ATGAAATTAGCTAAACTTAGCTTGGCGGCTATCGTTGTTGCTGGACTCGCATCTAGCTCATTTGCAGCAGATACACTTGCTGACGCGTTTAAAAATGGTAAAGTAAGTGGTGAGCTTAAAGCTTATTACTTCGATAAAGATAATGGTACAAATAGTGAAAGTATTTTCACAACAGGTATTATGCTCAACTATAAAACAGCATCATTTTATGGTTTAGGTGCAAACTTTACATTCCAAGGTAGTTCATCGCCATTTGCAAGTGACAATGAAAAAGATATGTTTGCTGGCACAATGTATGGACCTGGCGCTGTTCTTTCTGAAGCATACATTTCATATACAATCGGTAAAACAACTGCACTTGTTGGTCGTATGTTCTTAGATACTCCACTTGTTGCAAGTTCAGGTTCACGTGTAGTGAAAGATTCATTTGAAGGTGCTGCTGTTATTAACACAGATCTTCCAAATACTACATTGATCGCTGGTTATGTTCAGAAAGGTCAAGATAGAACAGATAACAATGGTAAAATTGGTGAATTCACTAAGAAATTTGCAACAGGTTCACTTTCATACGGAGAATTACCTGTAAATGCTGAAGATGGTGCATATACTCTTGCAGCTATCAATAAATCAGTCCCAGGTCTTACTTTAACAGCTGCATATGCTTATGCTAATGATATCGCTCAATTAGCATACGCAGAAGCTCTTTATGAAGGTAAAGCAGGGGAAATTGGTTATACTTTAGGCGGTCAATTCTATTACAATAAAATTGACAATACTTTGACAAATTTAGCAAATACATTAGTTGTTTCACCATATGCTGATGATAGTATTACAAGTTATGCTCTTAAAGCAGGATTAAGCTATAAAGGCATTAATGGAACAATCGCATACTCACAAACAAGTGATGATGATGTTGCAACAGCTGTAGCGAATGGATCTTCAACAGCTAAAGGCTTACATAGAGGTGAACTTGTATCTGGTTTAGGTAATGGTGCTGACCTTCTTTATACTGATGCAGTTATCTCTTCTCCAGGCTATACAAGAGATACACAAGCATACCTTGCTGATGTAAACTATGATGTAACTTCAGCTGCAAATGTTGGTGTACGTTATGTTCTTGCTGATGATAACTATCTTGATGCAAAATACTCTTACTCAGCAGTATATGGCTCATACAAGTTTGATGGCGCTTTAAAAGGCTTCAAACTTGGTGCAGAGTATGAGAAACAAGGTAAAGATGTTGATGGTAGCGATCTTTGGGTAAAAGCTTCTTATAAATTCTAA
- a CDS encoding OprD family outer membrane porin: MKLAKLSLAAIVVAGLASSSFAASDNLADAFKNGKVNGELRAWYFDRDTGVAPTAARYTAANVGKQGQESLFSTAVILGYVTDSLYGLSLGTTFQSNYAPFASDAAKQMYGADMYGSGAVLSEAYVAYTIGKTTAKVGRQFISTPLVSGSGSRMIKESFEGGLVINTDVPQTTLAAGYVGKFQGRTTRAIDATLTGAQSDIPEFSKNAVFYGVGVASFDGAYTVLAINQSVPNLTITGQYARVNNVADTVVGDADVYVGALGYILPVSNFKLGFDGAYQKSKTDKEVQLDGNMVGLQASLIDLAGFGAKLGYTTTSNSDDVILGMGNGAGGAVAFTAPLIAGASKVSTSNTDAYKVELSYDFSKVGVTGLKVMGQYIDISADGARTNTFNARSANIDYKYWEGQISYDIPAVKGLTLSLEYEDCTKDTAAFGATAAATVDSSDMRFRANYKF; the protein is encoded by the coding sequence ATGAAATTAGCTAAACTTAGCTTGGCGGCTATCGTAGTTGCAGGTCTTGCATCTAGCTCTTTTGCAGCAAGTGATAATCTTGCAGACGCATTTAAAAACGGAAAAGTAAACGGCGAATTAAGAGCATGGTACTTTGACAGAGATACTGGAGTAGCTCCAACTGCAGCTCGATATACGGCAGCAAACGTTGGTAAACAAGGACAAGAGAGTCTTTTCTCTACAGCAGTAATTCTTGGTTATGTAACTGACTCCCTTTATGGTTTAAGCCTTGGTACAACATTCCAGTCAAACTATGCGCCATTTGCTAGCGATGCAGCAAAACAAATGTATGGTGCTGATATGTACGGTTCAGGCGCTGTTCTTTCTGAAGCGTATGTAGCATATACAATTGGTAAAACAACAGCAAAAGTTGGTCGCCAATTTATTTCTACTCCATTGGTAAGTGGTTCTGGTTCACGTATGATTAAAGAATCATTTGAAGGTGGATTAGTAATTAATACAGATGTGCCACAAACAACATTAGCAGCAGGTTATGTTGGTAAATTCCAAGGTAGAACCACAAGAGCTATTGATGCAACACTCACAGGTGCTCAAAGTGATATTCCTGAATTCTCAAAAAATGCAGTATTCTACGGTGTAGGTGTTGCTTCTTTTGATGGTGCTTACACAGTCTTAGCTATTAACCAATCAGTTCCAAACTTAACTATCACAGGTCAATATGCAAGAGTAAATAATGTTGCTGATACAGTTGTTGGAGATGCTGATGTTTACGTTGGTGCATTGGGTTATATTCTTCCTGTAAGCAACTTTAAACTTGGCTTTGATGGTGCATACCAAAAATCAAAAACAGATAAAGAAGTTCAGTTAGATGGTAATATGGTAGGTCTTCAAGCATCTTTAATCGACCTTGCAGGTTTTGGTGCTAAACTAGGTTATACAACAACATCTAATAGTGATGATGTTATCCTTGGTATGGGTAATGGCGCTGGTGGTGCTGTAGCCTTTACTGCTCCATTGATCGCAGGTGCTTCTAAAGTATCAACTTCAAACACAGATGCGTATAAAGTTGAGCTTTCTTATGATTTCTCAAAAGTGGGCGTAACAGGACTTAAAGTAATGGGTCAATACATTGACATTAGTGCTGATGGTGCTAGAACTAACACATTCAATGCAAGAAGTGCTAATATAGACTATAAATACTGGGAAGGACAAATTTCTTACGATATTCCAGCTGTTAAAGGCTTGACACTTTCTTTAGAGTATGAAGATTGTACAAAAGATACTGCAGCATTTGGTGCAACAGCGGCTGCTACAGTAGATTCAAGCGATATGAGATTTAGAGCTAACTACAAATTCTAA
- a CDS encoding DctP family TRAP transporter solute-binding subunit yields the protein MTKFFKVMSAVTLLVSSLVAAEYTIKLTHVVSPNTPKGMGADFFAKRIGELTNGKVEVVVFPNSQLYGDGEEMKALKLGNAHIAMPSFSKFTHIVPQMQLFDLPFLFRDDKHLHAVLDGEVGQIIKDIVTAKGFVALDYWDAGFKQLSSNKKAIIVPSDATAQKFRIMSSHVLEAQFKTIGAIPQILPFSEVYSALQQSIVDGTENPLSNFYTKKFYEVQTDLTLSSHGYLGYLVIMSESFWRKFPAEYKPMVLQAMKEATAYERKLAAQDEEATLAKLQEYAKTSSTFKIHTLTPEQKAAWQKAMETIYPQFYSVIGEDLIKKVQATK from the coding sequence ATGACAAAGTTTTTTAAAGTGATGAGCGCAGTAACGCTTCTTGTATCATCATTGGTCGCCGCAGAATATACGATTAAACTCACACATGTTGTAAGCCCCAACACTCCCAAAGGAATGGGTGCAGACTTTTTTGCTAAAAGAATAGGTGAGCTCACAAATGGTAAAGTAGAAGTCGTTGTTTTCCCAAACTCACAACTTTATGGCGATGGCGAAGAGATGAAAGCTTTGAAACTTGGAAATGCGCACATCGCAATGCCTAGTTTTTCAAAATTTACCCATATTGTTCCGCAGATGCAACTTTTCGATTTACCATTTTTATTTAGAGATGACAAACACCTTCATGCGGTCTTAGATGGTGAAGTAGGGCAGATCATCAAAGATATAGTAACAGCGAAAGGTTTCGTAGCACTTGATTATTGGGATGCAGGTTTTAAACAGCTCTCTTCCAATAAAAAAGCAATTATAGTGCCAAGCGATGCAACAGCACAAAAATTTAGAATTATGAGTTCACATGTACTTGAGGCACAATTTAAGACTATTGGAGCCATTCCTCAAATATTGCCCTTTTCAGAAGTCTATTCTGCATTACAGCAAAGTATTGTCGATGGTACAGAAAACCCACTCTCTAACTTTTATACCAAAAAGTTTTATGAAGTTCAAACAGACTTAACGCTCTCTTCGCATGGTTATCTTGGTTATCTTGTGATTATGAGTGAAAGCTTCTGGCGAAAATTCCCTGCAGAGTACAAACCTATGGTTCTCCAAGCAATGAAAGAAGCAACAGCTTATGAGCGAAAACTAGCAGCACAAGATGAAGAGGCGACATTGGCAAAACTCCAAGAGTATGCAAAAACCTCAAGTACGTTTAAAATTCATACACTAACCCCAGAGCAAAAAGCAGCATGGCAAAAAGCTATGGAAACCATTTATCCACAGTTTTATAGCGTTATCGGCGAAGATCTTATTAAAAAAGTGCAAGCGACGAAATAA
- a CDS encoding response regulator transcription factor — protein MDEKMLKKLAPYTVLYAEDEVGVRKNVSELLSLLFKEVYLANDGEEAYKLFVQHKPDLIITDIKMPHLSGIDLAKKIRESDAKAHIIIITAYTEVDFMLEAIELSLLRYIVKPITEPKLFDALEKFLQSKEKAHLQELAPDWYYDSLQKVVLHNTQMYELTKKEAKLIELLLEKDSIITYEEIERHLWESEYMSLNALRLMIKNLRKKLPEGTLKNIQGIGYKL, from the coding sequence ATGGATGAAAAGATGCTAAAAAAGCTTGCTCCTTATACGGTTTTATACGCAGAGGATGAGGTAGGCGTTCGAAAAAATGTATCGGAACTTCTCTCGTTGCTCTTCAAAGAAGTGTATCTTGCAAATGATGGAGAAGAAGCCTACAAACTCTTTGTACAGCACAAGCCTGATCTTATCATTACCGATATTAAAATGCCTCATCTCAGCGGCATTGACCTTGCGAAGAAAATACGTGAAAGTGATGCAAAGGCACATATTATCATTATTACGGCGTATACCGAGGTAGATTTTATGCTTGAAGCCATTGAACTCTCCTTGCTTCGTTATATTGTCAAGCCCATTACGGAGCCAAAGCTTTTCGATGCGCTGGAGAAGTTCTTGCAGTCAAAAGAAAAGGCGCATCTTCAAGAACTAGCACCCGATTGGTACTACGATAGCTTGCAAAAAGTGGTTCTTCACAATACTCAGATGTATGAACTGACGAAGAAGGAGGCAAAGCTTATTGAGCTTTTATTGGAAAAAGATTCGATTATTACGTATGAAGAGATAGAGAGACATTTATGGGAAAGTGAATATATGAGCCTTAATGCACTTCGCCTGATGATCAAAAATTTGAGAAAGAAATTGCCTGAGGGGACTTTGAAAAACATCCAAGGAATAGGTTACAAATTATAG